Genomic segment of Desulfobaccales bacterium:
CTGGGTTGCGAGCAGGGCCAAAAAATCCCGCACCTGCGCTGGGTTCTTTAGAAAATGGGTGGCCTTGGTAGGCTGCTCTTCGTCTCCCACTTTGAAAGATAGACCTTGTTCCTGAATCACTGCAAAAACACTTTCATCAGTAGTATCATCCCCTATATACAAAGGAAAGTATCCAACAAAATCAGAAGATAGCAAGATCCCCTGAATCGCCTCACCCTTGTTTACTCCGTAGGGCAAGACCTCCATCACCTTTTTCCCTGGAAGAAGCTGGTAGGACCCAGACTCAACTATATGTGCCTTCCAGGTTTCTATAATCTTTAAGAGTTGATCTTCCTGTCCTGGAGAGACTTGCCGGTAATGGAGGGCAAAACCCTGGGGTTTGTCTTCGATCCACCAGCCGGTAAAATGCTCCAAAAGTCCGGACAACTGTTTTTTCCATCTAGAAATCTCTTCTGAGCCAGATTCCCCGCTGATTAAATTCAAGGGCTTTCCGGCAATCAGGCCTTCTCCTCCATGGGAGCCAAGATAATTAAGTCCAGGGATGGGCAATAATTTAAGTAAATTTTGCAGAGGTCGCCCAGAGACCACCACCACTGCATAATCGAGCCGATTAATGAGGCGGGCCAGTAGTCGCAAAAGCCCAGGGGTAGGGTGGGCCAACTCGGGACGGGGGGCAATCTCTACCAAGGTGCCATCGTAGTCCAACAGTAACAGGAGCTTTCGCCCTTGCCTACGGCCTTGCACCATTCTCGCAAAGAAGTCAACTGCAAGCA
This window contains:
- the otsB gene encoding trehalose-phosphatase: MVQGRRQGRKLLLLLDYDGTLVEIAPRPELAHPTPGLLRLLARLINRLDYAVVVVSGRPLQNLLKLLPIPGLNYLGSHGGEGLIAGKPLNLISGESGSEEISRWKKQLSGLLEHFTGWWIEDKPQGFALHYRQVSPGQEDQLLKIIETWKAHIVESGSYQLLPGKKVMEVLPYGVNKGEAIQGILLSSDFVGYFPLYIGDDTTDESVFAVIQEQGLSFKVGDEEQPTKATHFLKNPAQVRDFLALLATQGEEKP